A stretch of Henckelia pumila isolate YLH828 chromosome 4, ASM3356847v2, whole genome shotgun sequence DNA encodes these proteins:
- the LOC140860113 gene encoding uncharacterized protein, giving the protein MDFTREWKSRWAVSSTFSPPSFLSEKDPNSPIGPLIFTPNPNSPTVQLLHSPSLAPCLPPYYPDLSLIRVLQKCDSVPSIATSISSLIGPLLPDHSSLFHGFNSLQLLQIPGKNALIVFFPAGENFDRVGFTLFHVKDGILSVDSKMDGLFQLAEEGCENHMRITRLIVNPVDYGGGGDDDDDDEDDDDVRHNDVVGFLMVCTNFSIYWYKIGISTIRKCSEFSVCLDYLGYANAKMFKGNAVVSVSWSPYLREECLVLLENGELLLFDVNYLWGKRTKLLHLVSTKKRIISKKMHLSLNNKVKLEKTQDGDEWGWFACEFCWHPKVFIASHRKGVFLVDLRSVGECNVCCLLKIETLAVVKNDEFLALSRAGSDGFFFTVATRCHLFLCDVRKPLVPVLRWAHGLQNPRYMTVIRLSELRANAENNNHKLASESGHCIFLGSFWDDEFDTFCYGPNINGKKSVYSEVTKFHGSYNSWGFPSELSLSGRDCSCGNCLVREEVFKSSLPIWTDWRQKKQLVLGFGILDANLFVQLSTPYNFGGFLIIRLMSSGKLEAQQFHVSWKSRRCSDMAYRRIDLEDNLLYLMNGSEYDGKNQIHHLKFEFLNAYLKDNLAQCIARRSEKREERSETDQEKYQVESNFNPCHELCSTLKDFGLPKLTSSMAISDILKDINFPTSIHDIASRMIWETLSTTMLRLAFSPYVHFLKNFKKHQEPLEFLGIPDQPQAPPFLHRKPSCRSNKWSCKVKPSDAPVGPLLPVQFLTVFHKLCTDEQKMEGELQLEETEEFSADYLFKIECDKVMEAVQDHIRDSDTETLGDDFVSLADDKDEMSCRATNSKLSYHKPLAFSESPFIVGDEKPRGVSSIFSNHVFRRNQELAYDISVETTGQELFDMGCPVVLKFEDRTMNFGQKELELYQNLKKWELNFQKNFKPYQDYICRLRELK; this is encoded by the coding sequence ATGGACTTCACGAGAGAGTGGAAATCCAGGTGGGCAGTATCTTCCACCTTCTCACCTCCATCATTTCTTTCAGAAAAGGATCCCAATTCGCCGATTGGTCCCCTAATCTTTACCCCAAACCCTAATTCCCCCACCGTTCAACTCCTTCACTCTCCATCGCTTGCACCTTGCCTTCCACCGTATTACCCTGACCTCTCACTCATCAGAGTCCTCCAGAAATGTGATTCCGTTCCATCCATCGCCACCTCTATTTCCTCTCTTATTGGTCCTCTGCTTCCCGACCACTCTTCCCTCTTTCACGGCTTCAATTCCTTACAATTGCTCCAAATCCCTGGTAAGAATGCACTGATTGTTTTTTTCCCCGCGGGAGAGAATTTTGACCGAGTGGGCTTTACCTTATTTCATGTGAAAGATGGGATTCTAAGTGTCGATTCCAAGATGGATGGTTTGTTCCAGTTAGCGGAAGAGGGCTGCGAGAATCATATGCGAATTACACGATTGATTGTTAACCCAGTTGATTATGGTGGTGgtggtgatgatgatgatgatgatgaagacgACGATGATGTTAGGCATAATGATGTAGTTGGGTTTTTAATGGTTTGTACCAATTTTTCTATTTATTGGTATAAAATTGGAATTAGTACTATTCGTAAATGTAGTGAGTTTTCTGTTTGCTTGGATTATCTAGGTTATGCCAATGCAAAGATGTTTAAGGGTAACGCGGTGGTGAGTGTCTCTTGGAGTCCATATTTGAGAGAAGAGTGTTTAGTGTTGTTGGAGAATGGAGAATTATTGTTATTTGATGTTAATTATTTGTGGGGCAAAAGGACTAAATTATTGCATTTGGTTAGTACAAAGAAAAGGATCATTTCTAAAAAGATGCATCTCTCCTTGAATAACAAGGTCAAGTTGGAGAAGACACAAGATGGCGACGAATGGGGATGGTTTGCTTGTGAATTTTGTTGGCATCCTAAGGTATTTATTGCCTCTCATCGTAAAGGGGTGTTCTTGGTTGATTTGAGGTCTGTTGGGGAGTGCAATGTCTGTTGTCTACTAAAGATCGAGACGTTGGCGGTGGTGAAGAATGATGAATTTTTAGCACTTTCAAGGGCAGGTTCTGATGGGTTTTTCTTTACTGTAGCTACAAGATGTCACCTATTTCTTTGTGATGTACGGAAACCATTGGTTCCTGTCTTACGGTGGGCTCATGGTCTTCAGAATCCAAGATATATGACTGTCATTAGATTATCAGAGTTGAGGGCTAATGCAGAAAACAATAACCACAAGTTGGCATCAGAATCAGGTCATTGCATTTTTCTGGGATCATTTTGGGACGATGAGTTTGATACTTTTTGTTATGGTCCTAATATAAATGGAAAGAAATCTGTTTATTCTGAAGTTACCAAGTTTCATGGCTCGTATAATTCTTGGGGATTCCCTTCTGAGCTTTCATTGTCTGGCCGTGATTGCAGTTGTGGTAATTGCCTTGTGAGAGAGGAAGTCTTCAAATCATCTCTCCCCATTTGGACTGATTGGAGGCAGAAGAAACAGTTAGTTTTGGGATTTGGCATTCTTGATGCAAATCTTTTTGTACAGTTGTCCACACCTTATAATTTTGGTGGATTTTTAATAATTAGGCTAATGTCATCAGGGAAGCTAGAAGCACAACAATTCCATGTTTCATGGAAATCTCGTAGATGTTCGGATATGGCTTACAGGAGGATAGATTTGGAGGATAATCTTTTGTATCTTATGAACGGTTCAGAATATGATGGGAAAAATCAAATTCACCACCTGAAATTTGAATTTCTAAACGCCTACTTGAAAGATAATCTTGCCCAATGCATAGCCAGAAGAAGTGAAAAAAGGGAAGAGAGAAGTGAAACTGACCAAGAAAAGTATCAGGTTGAATCGAACTTTAATCCGTGTCATGAATTATGTTCTACACTAAAGGATTTCGGTCTTCCAAAACTGACGTCCTCTATGGCAATTTCTGATATATTGAAAGATATTAATTTTCCGACGAGCATACATGATATTGCTTCAAGAATGATTTGGGAAACTTTATCAACAACTATGTTGCGATTGGCTTTCTCTCCTTACGTACATTTTCTCAAGAATTTCAAGAAACATCAGGAACCCTTGGAGTTCCTGGGCATACCAGATCAACCTCAAGCTCCTCCATTTCTTCATAGAAAACCATCATGCCGCAGCAATAAATGGTCTTGCAAAGTGAAGCCATCTGATGCACCAGTAGGCCCGCTTCTCCCTGTTCAATTTTTGACCGTCTTTCATAAACTTTGCACAGATGAACAAAAGATGGAAGGAGAGCTCCAACTGGAAGAAACAGAAGAGTTCTCAGCTGATTATCTCTTCAAAATTGAGTGTGATAAAGTTATGGAAGCTGTGCAAGATCATATTAGAGATTCTGATACTGAAACTCTTGGTGATGATTTTGTCTCTCTTGCCGATGATAAAGACGAGATGAGCTGCAGGGCTACAAATTCAAAGCTCTCTTATCACAAACCATTAGCATTCTCAGAAAGTCCCTTCATTGTGGGTGATGAAAAACCTAGAGGTGTCAGTAGTATATTTTCAAACCATGTTTTCAGGAGAAACCAAGAACTTGCATATGATATTAGTGTAGAGACAACAGGACAAGAGCTCTTTGATATGGGGTGCCCAGTGGTACTGAAGTTTGAAGACCGTACAATGAACTTTGGGCAGAAGGAGCTGGAGTTATACCAAAATTTGAAGAAGTGGgagttaaattttcaaaaaaattttaagccatATCAGGATTATATTTGCAGACTCAGAGAATTGAAATGA
- the LOC140865991 gene encoding SNARE-interacting protein KEULE-like produces the protein MSFSDSEMSSHGGEYKTFRQISRDRLLYEMLQTSKSGDSRSSWKVLIMDKVTVKVMSHSCKMADITDQGVSLVEDLYRRRQPLPSMDAIYFIQPSKENVIMFLSDMSGREPLYRKAYVYFSASVPKDLVARVKNDTSVLPRIGALREMNLEYFSVDSQGFITDHEMALEELYGDDSGNSRRFDACLNVMATRIATVFASLKEYPFVRYKAAKGLEDSTMTTSRDLVPTKLAAAIWNNISMFKSSISNFPQTETCELLIVDRSVDQIAPIIHEWTYDAMCHDLLDLDGNKYVHEVPSKSGGQPERKEVLLEDHDPVWLELRHVHIAEASERLHEKMSNFVSKNKAAQLQQRDGGELSTRDLQKMVQSLPQYNEQMEKLSLHVEIAGKLNKIIRDSGLRDLGQLEQDLVFGDAGTKEVINFLRTKQEGMCENKLRLMMMYASVYPEKFEGDKAVKLMQLAKLSREDMKAVKNMKLLEGTDTKKTSHGTFSLKFDSAKRKQAARKDRTGEDETWALSRFYPVIEELIEQLNKGELPKDEFQCMNNPSPPGNGKERGSVTSQAAPARTGQSTGPHSMRSRRTATWARPRSSDDGYSSDSVLRNASGDFKKMGQRIFVFIIGGATRSELRVCHKLTTKLKREVVLGSTSMDDPPQYITKLKLLSEKELSIDDIRL, from the exons ATGTCATTTTCGGATTCGGAAATGTCCTCCCACGGCGGAGAGTATAAGACTTTCCGCCAAATTAGCCGCGATC GTTTATTGTATGAAATGCTCCAAACATCAAAATCTGGAGACTCAAGATCCTCATGGAAG GTACTCATCATGGATAAGGTTACAGTAAAAGTGATGTCACACTCATGCAAAATGGCAGACATCACAGACCAAGGAGTTTCAT TGGTGGAAGACCTTTATAGACGGAGACAACCCTTGCCTTCAATGGATGCCATATATTTCATTCAACCTTCAAAGGAAAA TGTTATCATGTTCTTGTCTGACATGTCCGGAAGAGAACCTTTATACAGGAA AGCATATGTATACTTCAGTGCGTCTGTGCCAAAAGACCTTGTTGCTCGCGTCAAGAATGATACTAGTGTTTTACCACGCATTGGTGCattaagagag ATGAATTTGGAGTACTTCTCCGTAGACAGTCAG GGATTCATCACTGATCATGAAATGGCCCTGGAAGAACTTTATGGAGATGATTCTGGAAATTCTCGCAGATTTGATGCGTGCTTGAATGTAATGGCCACAAGAATTGCTACGGTTTTTGCATCATTAAAG GAATATCCTTTTGTGAGATATAAAGCTGCCAAGGGACTTGAAGATTCCACAATGACCACGTCTCGGGACTTAGTTCCTACTAAGCTTGCCGCAGCGATTTGGAACAACATATCGATGTTTAAATCTTCAATCTCCAACTTCCCTCAAACAGAAACGTGTGAATTACTTATAGTGGACAGATCAGTTGATCAG ATTGCTCCTATAATTCATGAATGGACCTATGATGCTATGTGTCATGATCTGCTTGACCTAGATGGAAATAAATATGTGCATGAG GTTCCAAGCAAATCAGGTGGTCAGCCTGAAAGAAAGGAAGTCCTTTTAGAAGATCACGATCCTGTCTGGCTTGAGCTCCGGCATGTTCACATAGCTGAG GCTAGTGAGCGGTTGCATGAAAAAATGTCAAATTTTGTTTCAAAGAACAAAGCAGCACAATTGCAACAGAG AGATGGGGGTGAGTTATCCACCAGAGATCTGCAGAAAATGGTTCAATCGTTGCCGCAGTATAATGAACAGATGGAGAAACTCTCTCTCCATGTTGAG ATTGCTGGGAAACTTAATAAAATTATCAGAGACTCGGGTCTTCGAGACCTTGGACAACTGGAGCAGGATCTTGTATTTGGAGATGCAGGAACGAAGGAAGTAATTAATTTTCTACGAACAAAGCAG GAAGGAATGTGCGAGAATAAATTGAGGCTCATGATGATGTATGCTTCTGTATATCCAGAAAAGTTCGAGGGTGACAAAGCAGTAAAACTGATGCAG TTGGCAAAATTATCACGAGAAGACATGAAGGCCGTGAAAAATATGAAATTACTTGAAGGAACGGATACAAAAAAGACTTCACATGGGACTTTCTCTCTGAAATTTGATTCGGCAAAG AGGAAGCAAGCAGCAAGAAAGGATCGAACTGGAGAGGATGAGACATGGGCACTTTCTCGCTTTTATCCCGTCATAGAG GAGTTAATTGAACAGTTGAATAAAGGAGAATTGCCAAAGGATGAGTTTCAATGCATGAATAATCCTAGTCCTCCAGGTAATGGGAAAGAACGGGGTAGTGTAACTTCACAAGCAGCACCAGCTAGAACAGGTCAATCTACTGGTCCACACTCTATGAGATCAAGACGAACTGCAACATGGGCCCGACCTCGCTCATCTGATGATGGATATTCAAG CGACTCGGTGTTGAGAAATGCATCTGGTGACTTCAAGAAGATGGGACAGCGCATTTTTGTATTCATAATTGGTGGGGCAACTAGATCTGAG CTGAGGGTATGCCATAAACTAACAACAAAATTAAAGAGAGAAGTAGTTCTTGGTTCAACTAGCATGGATGATCCACCTCAATATATTACG AAACTTAAACTCT